One stretch of Ipomoea triloba cultivar NCNSP0323 chromosome 8, ASM357664v1 DNA includes these proteins:
- the LOC116027324 gene encoding protein WEAK CHLOROPLAST MOVEMENT UNDER BLUE LIGHT 1 has translation MEDARNTKENTPSESSSISGVSVPNVQPNSASQMSQHINGNVTTEAQHSAVNSSKSEHLKEDSHGISPEGDYPSPAGMVTTSAKTDDTENPEMPEPHRDERSATLSVSIPSSVLEAKPHTTSATPSVEHDVSPCSSSNSDALKLQHVKINESSESIPSKDSEIKGGYPNSTKNAIHTPASSPQVRHIESENHSLPSDNTGQRLARISTHFIKTPTPIHSKHPENAEKNKIIIDTAAPFRSVKQAVSKFGGIVDWKAHQAQSTERQKFTNQELEKVQQEIPLLKKKFEAAEDAKQSVLKELDSTTHLVEQLKLKLERAQTEEQQARQDSELVKLRVEEMAQGIADESSIAAKAQLEVARARHTAAVSELQTVTAELEKLRKDYAFLLYEKEIALKKAEEAVSSSKEVERTVEDLTIELITLKESLDAAHAAHSEAEERRIGATMATEQDTLQWEKEVKQAEDELAKLNQQAMYALDLKSKLDAANALLHDLRAELTAYMESKLEQEVDNDQNLVGELVEPGKRTHGEIQSAIESSRKELDEVKLNLEKTIAEVNCLKVAATSLKSELDIEKSELSTTRQREGMASIAVASLEAELNRTKCDIALSQMKEKEAREKMLEIPKQLQDAAQEADLAKSLAKTACEELIKVRDEAEQAKAEASTIQSRLSAAEKEIEAAKASEKLAIAAINALQESESVQGTNDEESPTGVTLTLEEYYLLSKQAHQSEEQANRRVAAALAQIDIAKESEVKSLSKLEEVNNEKAETREALELALEKADKAKEGKLAGEQELRQWRADHEQRRKNNEPHPVVNPTKSARSSSEDRKESKASALHHTLSANEHMEVNNPEKSLMQETNSETDSSSAEVKIRKKKKKLFPRFLMFLTKKKSQSKTT, from the exons ATGGAGGATGCGAGAAATACAAAGGAAAATACTCCTTCGGAATCCTCTTCTATATCAGGAGTTTCTGTACCAAATGTTCAACCAAACAGTGCATCTCAAATGAGTCAACACATCAATGGAAATGTGACCACCGAAGCACAGCATTCAGCTGTGAATAGTTCTAAGTCAGAGCACTTGAAAGAAGACTCCCATGGCATATCCCCAGAAGGGGATTATCCTTCTCCGGCAGGGATGGTTACAACATCTGCTAAAACTGATGATACAG AAAATCCAGAGATGCCGGAGCCTCACAGAGATGAACGTTCAGCAACTCTTTCAGTATCCATTCCATCTTCTGTGTTGGAAGCGAAACCACATACTACTTCTGCTACGCCTTCAGTTGAGCATGATGTCTCACCTTGTTCATCCAGTAACTCAGACGCGTTGAAGCTTCAACATGTAAAGATAAATGAATCCTCTGAATCTATTCCATCTAAAGACTCAGAAATAAAAGGTGGTTATCCTAACAGCACCAAAAATGCCATTCATACTCCTGCTTCGTCCCCTCAAGTTAGACACATTGAAAGTGAGAATCACTCATTGCCATCCGATAACACTGGTCAGCGACTAGCCAGAATTTCTACCCATTTCATTAAAACTCCAACCCCTATCCACTCCAAGCATCCtgaaaatgctgaaaagaacaaaattataattgacACGGCAGCACCTTTTAGATCTGTAAAGCAAGCTGTTTCTAAGTTTGGTGGAATTGTTGACTGGAAGGCTCACCAAGCACAGAGCACGGAG AGACAGAAGTTTACTAATCAAGAGCTAGAGAAAGTGCAGCAGGAGATTCCATTGctcaaaaaaaagtttgaagctGCTGAAGATGCAAAACAGTCGGTTTTGAAGGAGTTGGATAGCACTACACATCTTGTCGAACAATTGAAGCTTAAGTTGGAGAGAGCACAGACAGAAGAGCAACAAGCAAGACAGGATTCAGAACTTGTGAAGCTAAGAGTAGAAGAGATGGCGCAAGGGATTGCTGATGAGTCGAGCATTGCAGCCAAAGCACAGCTCGAGGTTGCTAGAGCCAGGCATACTGCTGCGGTATCAGAACTCCAAACTGTGACAGCTGAATTGGAAAAGCTTCGTAAAGATTATGCTTTCTTGTTGTATGAGAAAGAAATAGCACTGAAAAAGGCAGAGGAGGCTGTTTCTTCATCAAAAGAAGTTGAGAGAACGGTAGAGGATTTAACTATTGAGCTCATAACTTTGAAGGAATCTCTAGATGCTGCACATGCTGCCCATTCGGAGGCCGAGGAACGTAGAATTGGAGCAACTATGGCAACAGAACAAGATACTCTacagtgggagaaagaagttaAGCAGGCAGAAGATGAACTCGCGAAGCTAAACCAGCAGGCTATGTATGCTTTAGATCTCAAGTCAAAGTTAGATGCTGCTAATGCGTTGCTACATGATCTTAGAGCTGAATTGACTGCTTATATGGAATCAAAACTGGAACAAGAAGTGGATAATGATCAAAACTTGGTAGGTGAGTTGGTAGAGCCTGGAAAAAGAACTCATGGTGAAATACAATCAGCAATTGAGTCAAGTAGGAAGGAGCTTGACGAAGTTAAGCTCAATTTAGAGAAAACAATTGCTGAAGTGAATTGCTTGAAAGTGGCAGCCACTTCGTTGAAATCGGAATTGGATATAGAAAAATCAGAACTTTCCACCACTCGCCAAAGAGAAGGAATGGCATCAATTGCTGTTGCATCTCTTGAAGCTGAGCtaaataggactaaatgtgatatTGCCCTATCGCAGATGAAGGAGAAAGAAGCAAGAGAAAAGATGCTAGAGATTCCAAAACAACTTCAAGATGCTGCTCAGGAGGCAGATTTGGCAAAGTCACTTGCTAAAACAGCATGTGAGGAGCTGATAAAGGTAAGGGACGAAGCAGAGCAAGCAAAGGCTGAAGCAAGTACCATACAAAGTAGATTAAGTGCAGCTGAAAAGGAGATAGAAGCTGCAAAAGCCTCAGAGAAATTGGCAATTGCAGCTATCAATGCACTGCAAGAGAGTGAATCGGTTCAAGGCACCAATGATGAAGAGTCACCAACTGGAGTAACACTTACTTTAGAAGAGTACTATTTACTCAGCAAGCAAGCCCACCAGTCAGAAGAGCAAGCTAACAGGAGGGTGGCTGCTGCTCTCGCCCAAATTGATATTGCCAAGGAGTCAGAGGTGAAAAGCTTGAGTAAGCTAGAGGAAGTTAATAATGAGAAAGCTGAAACAAGGGAGGCTCTAGAACTTGCACTGGAGAAGGCCGATAAAGCCAAAGAAGGGAAACTAGCTGGAGAACAGGAATTGAGACAGTGGAGGGCAGACCATGAGCAAAGACGTAAAAACAATGAACCTCATCCAGTGGTGAACCCAACAAAGAGCGCAAGATCAAGTTCTGAAGATAGAAAAGAATCGAAGGCCTCCGCCCTGCATCATACATTAAGTGCCAATGAGCACATGGAAGTGAACAACCCTGAAAAATCATTGATGCAGGAAACCAACAGTGAAACTGATTCATCTTCTGCTGAAGTGAAgataagaaagaaaaagaagaaattatttCCTCGGTTCCTCATGTtcttgaccaaaaaaaaatcacaatccAAGACAACATGA
- the LOC116027969 gene encoding protein CYPRO4, producing the protein MGANHSREDLELLESETESETGSESRSHDSRRDDDDDDEENYEDASTPSSFQPKTPAKTPTSLDDVEAKLKALKLKYNVGSQHNPTKNAVKLYLHVGGNTPKSKWVVADKLTTYCFVKSGDGDEDEEDEECEEGWWVLKIGSKIKAKVDENLQLKAFKDQKRIDFVADGVWAAKFFDEEEYTAFFDRYKDCLFENTYGYEANDANRVKVYGKDFIGWAKPELADDSMWEDAGDSFFKSPSSAKTPLRESHDLREEFEEAAANGGAIQSLALGALDNSFLISDSGIQVVRNYNHGIQGKGVYVNFDKERFSAAHSTPRKALLMRAETNMLLMSPVTGNTPHPRGLHQLDIETGKVVSEWRFEKDGVDISMRDITNDSKGAQMDPSGSTFLGLDDNRLCRWDMRDRNGMVQNLVNDSTPVLNWTQGHQFSRGTNFQCFATTGDGSIVVGSIDGKIRLYSSNTMRQAKTAFPGLGSPITHVDVTYDGKWILGTTDNYLVLICTLFTDKDGKTKTGFAGRMGNRISAPRLLKLTPLDSHIAGANNRFQKAQFSWVTENGKQERHLVATVGKFSVIWNFQQVKDGAHQCYQSQVGLKSCYCYKIVLRDESIIDSRFMHDKFAVTDSPEAPLVVATPLKVSSFSISSRRLNL; encoded by the exons ATGGGTGCCAACCATAGCCGTGAAGATCTGGAGCTTTTGGAGTCCGAAACCGAATCGGAAACCGGGTCGGAGTCCCGGTCCCACGACAGCCGGAgggacgacgacgacgacgacgaggAGAACTACGAAGACGCCAGTACTCCCTCCTCCTTCCAACCGAAGACGCCGGCAAAGACGCCGACGTCTTTGGACGACGTTGAGGCGAAGCTCAAAGCGCTGAAGCTCAAGTATAACGTCGGGTCGCAGCACAACCCGACGAAGAACGCCGTTAAGCTTTACCTTCACGTCGGCGGCAACACTCCCAAGTCTAAATGGGTCGTTGCGGACAAGCTCACCACCTATTGCTTCGTCAAGAGCGGAGACGGGGACGAAgacgaagaagatgaagagtgcGAGGAGGGTTGGTGGGTTTTAAAAATCGGGTCGAAAATTAAGGCAAAGGTGGACGAAAATCTGCAATTGAAGGCTTTCAAGGACCAGAAGAGGATCGATTTTGTGGCAGATGGGGTATGGGCCGCGAAATTCTTCGATGAAGAAGAGTATACGGCTTTCTTTGACAGGTACAAAGACTGCTTGTTTGAGAATACGTATGGGTACGAAGCAAATGATGCAAATAGGGTTAAGGTATACGGGAAGGACTTCATTGGGTGGGCAAAGCCAGAATTAGCTGACGATTCAATGTGGGAGGATGCAGGGGATAGCTTCTTTAAAAGCCCTAGCTCAGCTAAGACCCCCTTAAGGGAGAGCCATGATCTGAGGGAGGAGTTTGAGGAGGCTGCTGCTAATGGCGGGGCGATTCAAAGCTTGGCACTTGGGGCTTTGGACAATAGCTTTCTGATAAGTGATTCAGGGATTCAGGTAGTGAGGAATTACAATCATGGGATTCAAGGAAAAGGAGTGTATGTCAATTTCGATAAGGAAAGGTTTAGTGCTGCTCATTCCACTCCAAGGAAAGCTTTGCTTATGAGAGCCGAAACTAATATGCTGCTCATGAGCCCTGTCACTGGTAATACTCCTCATCCGAGGGGTTTACACCAGCTTGACATTGAGACGGGTAAAGTAGTGAGTGAGTGGAGGTTTGAGAAGGACGGGGTCGACATTTCAATGAGGGATATTACTAATGATAGCAAAGGCGCCCAGATGGATCCCTCGGGATCAACTTTCTTAGGACTGGATGATAACAGATTGTGTAGGTGGGATATGCGTGATCGTAATGGGATGGTTCAGAATCTAGTTAATGACAGCACTCCTGTCTTGAATTGGACTCAAGGGCATCAATTTTCTAGGGGTACTAACTTTCAGTGCTTTGCTACTACTGGTGATGGATCTATTGTTGTTGGGTCTATTGATGGGAAAATAAGGTTGTACTCAAGCAACACCATGAGACAGGCAAAAACTGCTTTTCCAGGGCTTGGCTCACCAATCACCCATGTTGATGTTACCTATGACGGGAAGTGGATATTGGGGACAACTGATAATTACTTGGTACTGATATGTACCTTGTTCACTGACAAGGATGGGAAGACAAAGACTGGGTTTGCTGGCCGTATGGGGAATAGGATCTCTGCTCCGAGATTGCTAAAGCTAACTCCGTTGGATTCTCATATTGCTGGAGCTAACAATAGGTTCCAGAAGGCACAATTTTCATGG GTCACGGAGAATGGCAAACAGGAGCGCCACTTGGTTGCAACAGTGGGCAAGTTCAGTGTAATATGGAACTTTCAACAGGTGAAAGACGGTGCTCATCAGTGTTACCAAAGTCAGGTGGGCTTGAAGAGTTGCTATTGCTACAAGATTGTTCTAAGAGATGAATCTATCATAGACAGTCGCTTCATGCACGACAAGTTTGCTGTGACCGACTCTCCTGAAGCACCACTCGTGGTTGCCACGCCACTGAAAGTTAGCTCCTTCAGTATATCAAGCCGGCGCTTGAATCTATAA